A segment of the Nitrospina gracilis 3/211 genome:
ATCACCGGCGGTCTGCCGCGTGTTGCGGAACTGTTCGAGGCGCGAAAGCCGCACGAGCAGGCGACCATTTCGGAGATCAGCGGTACCGTCAAGTTCGGCGGGTTCGTGAAAGGCATGCGGAAGGTGGTCATCGTCAACGACAGTGGTGAAGAGCGCGAGTACCTCATTCCGCGCGGCAAGCACATCAACGTGCATGAAGGCGACGAAGTGCAGGCCGGCGAGCCGCTCATGGATGGTGCGGCCAACCCGCATGACATCCTGCGCATTCTCGGTGAAAACGAGTTGCAGAAATACCTCGTCAACGAGGTGCAGGAGGTGTACCGCCTGCAGGGTGTCGCCATCAACGACAAGCATATCGAAGTCATCGTCCGCCAGATGCTCCGCCACCTTCAGGTGGAAGAGCCCGGGGACACCGACTTGCTGATTGGCGAGCAGGTGACCCGCAAGGTATTCAACGAAAAAAACCAGGAGACCATCAAGGAAAAAGGCAAGCCCGCGCAGGGTCAGCCGGTTCTTCTGGGAATCACGAAATCGTCTCTCAGCACCGAGAGTTTCATCTCCGCGGCCTCCTTCCAGGAAACCACGCGGGTGCTGACGGAAGTGGCGGTCAGCGGTAAGGAAGACCGCCTGTTTGGACTGAAAGAAAATGTGATCATGGGTAGGCTGATTCCGGCCGGAACCGGTTGCCGCGCCTACAGCGGCATCCGCATCGAGGAGCCGGAATTCGAGGAAACCGAGGAAGTCAAGCCGGTAGAAGAGGAAGAAACCCCGGCTGCGGTAGAGTAGGAAAAAATACCGGAAAATTCCCTTGACTCCCCGCATGGGAGTGATAAAATCCAAGCTTTTCGGCCTACTACAGACATACTCTGAACATTCCAACAAATTCAATTAGTTGAGGATGGGTCAACTGGGTTTTGTTAAGGTGTTGGTCCCTCTATCAGGAGAATTTTATTGTGCCGACCATTAATCAACTGGTCAAAAGAGGCCGGCGTAAGCCGGTAGAGAAAACGGCATCGCCGGCGCTGAAGTCGTGCCCGCAGAAACGGGGCGTGTGTGTGCGTGTGTACACCTCCACTCCGAAGAAGCCCAATTCGGCATTGCGAAAAGTGGCGCGCGTCCGGCTGACTAACGGAATGGAAGTGACGAGCTACATTCCGGGTGTCGGGCACAATCTCCAGGAGCACTCGATCGTTTTGATTCGCGGCGGCCGCGTTAAGGATCTGCCGGGTGTTCGTTACCATGTTGTGCGGGGCAGTCTGGATACGCTGGGCGTGGCCAACCGCATGCAGAGCCGTTCCAAGTACGGCGCCAAGAAACCGAAGAAAACCTAATAAGAATTATACGCAACCATGGCAAGAAGACGCGAAGCGGAAAAACGGGAGATCCTGCCGGACCCCAAATACAACGACATTCTGGTTGCCCGGTTTGTCAACAGCCTCCTCAAGCGGGGCAAGAAGAGCGTGGCGGAACGTATGTTCTATTCCGCTCTGGACAATATCGGTAAGCGGGTGAAGGACGAAGAGCCCATCAGGGTGTTCAAGAAGGCCGTGGACAATGCCGCGCCGCTTCTCGAGGTCCGGTCCCGCCGGGTTGGTGGCGCCACCTATCAGGTGCCGGTGGAGGTCAACGCCAACCGGCGCACCGCGCTCAGTATCCGCTGGATCATCAGCAATGCCCGCAGCCGTGCGGGTCGTTCGATGTCTGACAGGCTGACCGACGAACTGGTCGATGCCTACAACAGCACCGGCGGCGCGGTTCGCAAGAAGGAAGATGTTCATCGTATGGCAGAAGCCAACAAGGCGTTCGCCCACTACCGCTGGTAGCGCGGTTCTCAAGCAGCATATAAGGTGTTATGAGCAAGAAGCCCAAAATCAGTCAAATCCGGAATATCGGCATCATCGCCCACATCGACGCGGGCAAGACCACGACGACCGAGCGAATCCTTTATTACACCGGAAAAAGTCACAAGATCGGTGAGGTTCATGAGGGCAGTGCGACCATGGACTGGATGCAGCAGGAACAGGAGCGCGGCATCACCATCACCTCCGCCGCCACCACGTGTTTCTGGCTGGATCACCAGATCAATATCATCGACACGCCGGGCCACGTCGATTTCACCGCCGAGGTCGAGCGGTCGCTCCGTGTGCTGGACGGGGCTGTGGGTGTGTTCTGCGCCGTCGGCGGCGTTGAGCCGCAATCCGAGACGGTGTGGCGCCAGGCCACCAAGTACAAGGTTCCGCGCATCGGGTTTGTCAACAAGATGGACCGCGCCGGTGCGGATTTTCTCGGCTGTGTGCAGCAGATGAAGGAGCGCCTGAACGCGAACCCGGTGCCGGTGCAGTTGCCCATCGGGTCGGAAGCAGATTTTGTGGGGCTCATTGACCTGGTCACGATGAAGGCCAATGTTTACTCCGACAAGTACAAGAAGGGTGAGGCGTACGACACTCAGGAGATTCCGGAAGACCTGCTGGAGCAGGCGAAGGAATATCGCGACCACATGCTGGAAGCCCTGGCCGATGTGGATGAAGCGCTGATGGAAAAATACCTGGGCGGGGAGGATGTGAGCGAGGAGGAAATCCGCGCGGCTCTCCGCAAGGGTGTGCTGGCCCTGGCGTTCACGCCGATTTTTTGCGGGGCCGCGTTCAAGAACAAGGGTGTGCAGCAGTTGCTCGACGCGGTGGTTCATTATCTGCCGTCCCCGGACCAGGTGGCGGCAGTCGTCGGCGTCAATCCGAACACGCAGGAAGAAGTAATGTGTCCGGTCGATGAGAGCAAGTCGCTGTCCGCGCTGGCATTCAAAATCATGACCGACCCGTTTGTCGGTCAGCTGGCCTACTTCCGCGTTTATTCCGGTCATATCAAGAGTGGCACGTACGTGTACAACTCGACCAAGAATCAGAAGGAGCGCGTGGGACGCCTGCTCCGCATGCACGCCAACAAGCGTGAAGAGGTGGATGTGGTCGGTGCCGGGGACATTGCCGCGGCGATCGGCTTCAAAAAGACTTTTACCGGTGACACCCTGTGTCGCGAAGAGAGCCCCGTTATCCTCGAGTCCATTTCCTTTCCTCAACCCGTCATTTCTGTAGCGATTGAGCCGAAAACCAAGCAGGAGCAGGAAAAGCTTTCCGACTGTCTCATCAAGCTTCAGCAGGAAGACCCCACCTTTGAAGTGAAGGTGGATCCGGAAACCTCCCAGACCATTATTTCAGGTATGGGTGAGTTGCATCTGGAGATCCTCGTGGACCGGATGAAGCGCGAGTTCAACCTCGACGTCAGTGTGTCCAAGCCGCAGGTGGCGTATCGGGAAACCGTCACCAAGAAGACGGACCACAGCTACAAGTACGTCAAGCAGACCGGTGGTCGGGGTCAGTATGGTCATGTCGAGATCACACTCGAGCCGCGCAAGGCGGGTGAAGGGTTTGAGTTCGTCAACAAGATCGTGGGCGGCGCCATCCCGAAGGAATACATACCCGCGGTTCAAAAGGGTGTTACGGAAGCCATGGATCGCGGCGTTCTGTGCGGGTTCCCGATGGTGGACGTTCGCGTCACCCTGAACGACGGTTCGTATCACGACGTGGACTCTTCCGAGATGGCATTCAAGATTTGTGCGTCCATTGCGTTTCGGGATGCGGCGAAAAAGGCCTCGCCCGTGCTGCTCGAGCCCATCATGGACGTGGAGGTGGTCACACCCGAGGAGTTCATGGGTGATGTCATCGGCCACCTCAACTCGAAGCGCGGCAAGGTCAAGGAACTGGGTGACCGTGCCGGCGCAAAAGTGGTGCGGTGCGAAGTGCCGTTGGCGGGTATGTTCGGGTATTCCACCGATCTTCGGTCGAACACCCAGGGTCGCGCCAACTACTCAATGGAATTTTTGAAATATGACGTGGTTCCGAATGCGATTGCGGAGGAGTTGATCGCCAAATCGACCGGAACCTCAAGTGAAGTGACCGTATAAATAAAACGAATACAAAACCGGAACAATGATTTCATCATTAATGGAGTGAATCGGTATGGCAAAAGAAAAATTTGTGAGAGACAAACCCCACGTGAACATCGGAACCATCGGGCATGTTGACCATGGTAAAACCACGCTCACAGCGGCCATCACCGAAGTTTTGGCAAAAAAGGGTATGGCGCAAAGCATTGCGTTCGACCAGATCGACAAAGCGCCTGAAGAAAAAGAGCGCGGCATCACCATCGCTATCGCGCACGTGGAATACCAGACGGAAAGCCGTCACTACGCCCACGTGGACTGCCCGGGCCATGCCGACTACGTCAAGAACATGATCACCGGTGCGGCGCAGATGGACGGCGCGATCCTGGTGTTGAGCGCCACCGACGGCCCCATGCCGCAGACCCGTGAGCACATCCTGCTCGCCCGTCAGGTCGGTGTACCCAAAATTGTCGTGTTCATGAACAAATGCGACATGGTCGATGACCCGGAACTGCTGGACCTGGTTGAGTTGGAAGTACGCGAACTGCTCAACAAGTACGAGTTTCCCGGTGACGACATCACCGTCATCCGCGGCAGTGCTTTGCAGGCTCTGGAAAACGCCGAAGACGAAGAGAAGACCAAGTGCATCTGGGAACTGATGGCTGCCTGCGATGCGGACATTCCGGTTCCGGAACGCCCGATCGACAAGCCTTTCCTGATGCCGATCGAGGACATTTTCAGCATCTCCGGTCGCGGTACCGTAGCCACCGGCAGGATTGAGACCGGTGTCATCAAGGTAGGCGAGGAGGTCGAGATCGTCGGTTTCCGCCCGACCACCAAGACCACCGTCACCGGTGTTGAGATGTTCCGCAAGCTGCTGGACGACGGTCAGGCGGGAGACAATGTCGGTTGTCTGCTCCGCGGTACCAAGCGCGACGACATCGAGCGCGGACAGGTTCTGGCGAAGCCCGGTTCCATCACCCCGCATGCGAAGTTCAAAGCCGAGGTGTACATCCTGAATAAGGAAGAGGGCGGGCGCCACACTCCGTTCTTCAACGGCTACCGGCCGCAGTTTTATTTCCGCACCACGGACGTGACCGGCGTGGTCACCCTGCCGCAGGGCGTGGAGATGGTCATGCCGGGCGACAATGTCACCTTCGAGGTTGAATTGATCACCCCCGTGGCGATGGCCAAGGAATTGCGGTTCGCCATTCGTGAAGGTGGCCGGACTGTGGGCGCGGGCATTGTCAGCGAGATCATGGACTAATGAGCGATCAGAAAATAAAAATCAAGCTGAAGGCTTACGACCACAAACTGCTCGACTGGTCGGTCGGGGAAATTGTGGAGACCACCAAGCGCACCGGCGCCCGGGTGGTCGGTCCCATCCCGCTTCCAACCAAGAAGAACCGGTGGACCGTGCTGCGGTCGCCCCATGTGGACAAGAAATCGCGGGAGCAGTTCGAGATCCGGACGCATAAGCGCATCCTGGAAATCCTCGAGCCCACTCCGCAAACCGTCGACGCGCTCATGAAGCTGGACCTCAGTGGCGGCGTGGATATTGAAATCAAACTGTAAGAACGGTCGGGATCGATGAAAGGTTTGCTCGGTAAAAAATTGGGAATGACCCAGGTCTATCTGGAAAACGGCGATTGTGTACCCGTCACTGTCATCCAGGTGGAGCGGTGTGTGCCCGTGGATAAACGGACTCAGGATAAAAACGGGTACGATGCTGTGGTGGTGGCCTATGGCCAGCGCAAGCCGAAGCACACCAACAAGCCGTTGGCCGGATATTACGGTAAGATCAAAGCGGAGCCCGCCCGGGTCCTTAAGGAATTCCGCAACCTGGAATTGGCGGACGATGCCATGGGCCAGCAACTCAAGGTGGATGTGTTCGCCGAGGGGGAACTGGTGGATGTGGTCGGCGTCTCCAAGGGGCGTGGTTTCTCAGGCGTGGTCCGACGGTACAACTTCCGCGGTCAGCCGGCGTCCCGCGGTACTCACGAGTCGTTTCGCGGCGGCGGTTCCATCGGCATGCACACCTATCCCGGGCGCACGCTGAAAGGCCAGAAGATGGCCGGACGCATGGGCGGTAAAACCGTGCATGCGAAGAACTTGAAAGTCGTCCGCGTGGATGCGGGCAACAACCTGATCCTGGTGCGCGGCTCGGTGCCGGGCGCCAACGGTCGGCTGGTGCGCATCACCGAGGCCAAGGCCGGCGGCAGGAAATAATTTAAAGCGAAAGAAGCGAAAGAGCGAAACATGGCGGAACTCGAAATCGTCAACACAGAAAACAAGAAGGTCGGTACGGCCACGCTGTCACCCGAGGTGTTTGAAGGGCCCGTCCGGGAGCATCTCGTGCAACAGTACGTCGTCATGCAGTTGGCGACCAAGCGGAGCGGCACCGCCTCGACCATCGAAAATCGCGGCGATATCAGCGGCGGCGGTAAAAAGCCCTGGCGGCAGAAAGGAACTGGGCGCGCCCGTCACGGTAGCACCCGCTCCACTATCTGGCGCGGGGGTATGACGGTGTTCGGTCCCCGTCCGCGCGCGTACACGCACAAGCTTTCCAAGAAGTCCCGCAAGCTCGCCATCCGCTCCGTTCTCGCCGAAAGATTGCAAAGTAATAACATTCAAGTGGTCGAATCACTGAACCTGGAAGAGCCCAAAACCAAGCAGGCCCTGGCTCTGCTCGGCAAGCTCGGGTTGCCGGAAAAGACGTTGTTCCTGGTCGCCGAGAAAAACCCGAACCTGGAACTCGCCGTTCGCAACCTGCCGCAGGTCAATGTGCTGTCGGTGGAAGGCGTCAATGTGTTCGACCTGCTGGTGCATCAGAAGATCGTGTGCACCCCCGACTCTCTCAAGAAATTAGAGGAGCGACTCAGCTGATGTCCACCGACCATTATCGAATTTTAGAGAAGCCGCTCATCACTGAAAAGAGCACCATGATGCTGGAAGACGGCAACCGGGTGATGTTTCAGGTGAAGCGCGATGCCAACAAGCTTCAGATCAAGCAGGCCGTGGAGAAAATCTTCAACGTCACCGTGCTGGATGTGAATACCCTCAACGTGAAACCCAGGCAGAAACGGTTCGGCCGCAACGTCGGGTTTACCAAGGCGAGCAAAAAAGCCATCGTCACGTTGAAGGACGGCGACAAGATAGACTTTTTTGAAGGAGCGTAAGCGGCCATGCCAGTAAGAAAACTCAACCCGACTTCCGCCGGTGTTCGATTTCAGACGATCTCGGATTTCGGTGAAGTGACCAAATCCACACCGGAGAAAAGCCTGCTGGTGTCGATTTCCCGCAAGGGCGGCCGCAACAACAACGGCCGCGTCACCGCCCGTCGGCGTGGTGGCGGGCACCGCAAGCTGTACCGCAAAATCGATTTCCGGCGAAACAAGGACGGGGTCGAAGCGAAGGTGGCGGGCATCGAATACGATCCCAACCGTTCGGCGAACATCGCGCTTCTCGTATACACGGACGGAGAGAAGCGGTACATCCTGGCGCCTTCGGAATTGAAGGACGGTGCCACGGTGATGTCCGGCCGGGACGCCGAAGTGCGCGTTGGCAACTGTTTGCACCTCGAAGACATTCCCGTGGGCACGACGATCCACAACATCGAGCTCAGGCCGGGCAAGGGAGGGCAGATCGCGCGCAGTGCCGGGACCTATGCGCAGCTGATGGCGAAGGAAGGCGATTATGCCAACATCAAGCTCAAGTCCGGCGAAGTGCGGCTGGTCTCGGTGAAATGCCGTGCCACGGTGGGTTCCGTCGGTAACGCAGAGCACGAAAACGTGTCTCTCGGCAAAGCCGGGCGAACACGATGGATGGGGCGCCGCCCGCGTCCGCGCGCTGTGGCCATGAACCCGGTCGATCATCCGATGGGCGGCGGTGAAGGCCGCTCTTCCGGCGGACGCCACCCGTGCAGTCCGTACGGCATGCCGGCGAAGGGGTACAAAACGCGGAAGAAAAAGAAACCGTCCTCTCGGTACATACTGAGTCGGCGCAAGAAATAATCAACTTTAGAAGGCAGGAGCGCTATGGCGCGATCACTGAAAAAAGGGCCGTTTGTCGATCAGCATCTGGCGGACAAGGTGGAGCTGATGAACCGGAAGAACGAGAAAAAGGTCGTCAAGACCTGGTCGCGCCGGTCCACCATTCTGCCGGATTTCGTCGGGCACACCCTGGCGGTGCACAACGGCAAGAAGTTCATTCCCGTGTTCGTCACGGAAAACATGGTGGGGCACAAGCTGGGGGAGTTTTCCCCGACCCGCACCTTCAAGGCCCACAGCGGCAAAACCAAAAAAGCGGCGCCGCCCAAGTAATTTAATCGAGAGCAACGGAAATGAGTGTCAGAGCCCAATTGAAACACGCCCGCACGGCCCCGCGCAAAGCGCGCTTGATCGCCGACATGATCCGCGGCAAGAACGTGAACGACGCGATGAACGTCCTTGTCTTTACGCGGAAGAAGGCGGCGGGCCTGTTTCAGAAACTTTTGAAGTCGGCGTTGGCCAATGCCGAGGAAAACCACAAGGTGCTGGACGTGGACGATCTTTACGTTCGCAAGGTCACGGTGGACGAAGGTGTGACCATGAAACGCCAGCTTCCGCGGGCGCGGGGGATGACGACCCTCATTCGCAAACGCACCAGCCACATCACGCTTGTGCTGGACGAAAAGGAGTAACCGACACATGGGTCAGAAGGTACATCCCTACGGGTTTCGACTGGGCATCAACAAGCCCTGGAAATCGAACTGGTACGCAAAAAAAGATTACGCCGATCTTCTGCAGGAAGATATTAAGATCCGCAAGCACCTCAGGAAAAACCTGTCGCACGCGGGTATCTCGAATCTGGAGATCGAGCGTTCGGCAAGCCGCATCCGCATCAACATCCACACCGCCCGCCCCGGCATCATCATCGGCAAAAAGGGGCTGGAGGTGGACCGGGTGAAGGAGGAGTTGCAGAGGATCATCGGTACGGCCAAGCAGGTCAACCTGAACATCAAGGAAATCCGCCGGGCGGAACTCGACTCCTCGCTCATCGCGCAGAACGTGGCCATGCAGTTGGAGAAACGGATTTCCTTCCGCCGCGCCATGAAGAAGGCGGTGGTCAGCGCCCTGCGCTTCGGCGGCAAGGGCATCAAGATCCGCGTGTCGGGTCGCCTGGGCGGCGCGGAAATCGCGCGCAGTGAATGGTACCGGGAAGGCCGCGTGCCCCTGCACACGCTCCGCGCGGACATCGACTACGGCACCGCCGAGGCCCGCACCACTTACGGAATCATCGGTATTAAGGTGTGGGTGTACAAGGGCGAGATTTTTGAAGGGGCGGCGGATACCGCCGAAGATGGCGAAGCCGCTGCGTCCTGACGAACACGAATAGCAAGCTGGGAGAGTTACAGTCATGTTGATGCCCAAGCGCGTCAAGTATCGCAAAAAACACAAAGGCCGGATGCGTGGCACCGCGTTCCGCGGCGGCAAGGTCAATTTCGGAGAGTATGCCCTGCAGACTCTGGAGTGCGGGTGGATCACCAACCGCCAGATCGAAGCGGCGCGTATTGCCATGACCCGTCACGTCAAGCGTGGCGGGAAAATCTGGCTCCGGATTTTCCCGGACAAGCCGATCTCCAAGAAGCCGGCAGAGACCCGCATGGGTAAAGGTAAAGGCAACCCGGAATTCTGGGTCGCCGTCGTCAAGCCCGGAAGGATTCTTTACGAAATGTCCGGCGTGGCGGAGGACGTGGCCAAAGAGGCTCTGCGTCTGGCGTCACACAAACTTCCGGTGGCCACCCGGATCATCGTGAACAAGTAACAGGCGGGAACCGACTATCATGAAGATGAAGGAAATCCGG
Coding sequences within it:
- the rpsL gene encoding 30S ribosomal protein S12; translated protein: MPTINQLVKRGRRKPVEKTASPALKSCPQKRGVCVRVYTSTPKKPNSALRKVARVRLTNGMEVTSYIPGVGHNLQEHSIVLIRGGRVKDLPGVRYHVVRGSLDTLGVANRMQSRSKYGAKKPKKT
- the rpsG gene encoding 30S ribosomal protein S7 produces the protein MARRREAEKREILPDPKYNDILVARFVNSLLKRGKKSVAERMFYSALDNIGKRVKDEEPIRVFKKAVDNAAPLLEVRSRRVGGATYQVPVEVNANRRTALSIRWIISNARSRAGRSMSDRLTDELVDAYNSTGGAVRKKEDVHRMAEANKAFAHYRW
- the fusA gene encoding elongation factor G — translated: MSKKPKISQIRNIGIIAHIDAGKTTTTERILYYTGKSHKIGEVHEGSATMDWMQQEQERGITITSAATTCFWLDHQINIIDTPGHVDFTAEVERSLRVLDGAVGVFCAVGGVEPQSETVWRQATKYKVPRIGFVNKMDRAGADFLGCVQQMKERLNANPVPVQLPIGSEADFVGLIDLVTMKANVYSDKYKKGEAYDTQEIPEDLLEQAKEYRDHMLEALADVDEALMEKYLGGEDVSEEEIRAALRKGVLALAFTPIFCGAAFKNKGVQQLLDAVVHYLPSPDQVAAVVGVNPNTQEEVMCPVDESKSLSALAFKIMTDPFVGQLAYFRVYSGHIKSGTYVYNSTKNQKERVGRLLRMHANKREEVDVVGAGDIAAAIGFKKTFTGDTLCREESPVILESISFPQPVISVAIEPKTKQEQEKLSDCLIKLQQEDPTFEVKVDPETSQTIISGMGELHLEILVDRMKREFNLDVSVSKPQVAYRETVTKKTDHSYKYVKQTGGRGQYGHVEITLEPRKAGEGFEFVNKIVGGAIPKEYIPAVQKGVTEAMDRGVLCGFPMVDVRVTLNDGSYHDVDSSEMAFKICASIAFRDAAKKASPVLLEPIMDVEVVTPEEFMGDVIGHLNSKRGKVKELGDRAGAKVVRCEVPLAGMFGYSTDLRSNTQGRANYSMEFLKYDVVPNAIAEELIAKSTGTSSEVTV
- the tuf gene encoding elongation factor Tu: MAKEKFVRDKPHVNIGTIGHVDHGKTTLTAAITEVLAKKGMAQSIAFDQIDKAPEEKERGITIAIAHVEYQTESRHYAHVDCPGHADYVKNMITGAAQMDGAILVLSATDGPMPQTREHILLARQVGVPKIVVFMNKCDMVDDPELLDLVELEVRELLNKYEFPGDDITVIRGSALQALENAEDEEKTKCIWELMAACDADIPVPERPIDKPFLMPIEDIFSISGRGTVATGRIETGVIKVGEEVEIVGFRPTTKTTVTGVEMFRKLLDDGQAGDNVGCLLRGTKRDDIERGQVLAKPGSITPHAKFKAEVYILNKEEGGRHTPFFNGYRPQFYFRTTDVTGVVTLPQGVEMVMPGDNVTFEVELITPVAMAKELRFAIREGGRTVGAGIVSEIMD
- the rpsJ gene encoding 30S ribosomal protein S10, with protein sequence MSDQKIKIKLKAYDHKLLDWSVGEIVETTKRTGARVVGPIPLPTKKNRWTVLRSPHVDKKSREQFEIRTHKRILEILEPTPQTVDALMKLDLSGGVDIEIKL
- the rplC gene encoding 50S ribosomal protein L3, which encodes MKGLLGKKLGMTQVYLENGDCVPVTVIQVERCVPVDKRTQDKNGYDAVVVAYGQRKPKHTNKPLAGYYGKIKAEPARVLKEFRNLELADDAMGQQLKVDVFAEGELVDVVGVSKGRGFSGVVRRYNFRGQPASRGTHESFRGGGSIGMHTYPGRTLKGQKMAGRMGGKTVHAKNLKVVRVDAGNNLILVRGSVPGANGRLVRITEAKAGGRK
- the rplD gene encoding 50S ribosomal protein L4, with the translated sequence MAELEIVNTENKKVGTATLSPEVFEGPVREHLVQQYVVMQLATKRSGTASTIENRGDISGGGKKPWRQKGTGRARHGSTRSTIWRGGMTVFGPRPRAYTHKLSKKSRKLAIRSVLAERLQSNNIQVVESLNLEEPKTKQALALLGKLGLPEKTLFLVAEKNPNLELAVRNLPQVNVLSVEGVNVFDLLVHQKIVCTPDSLKKLEERLS
- the rplW gene encoding 50S ribosomal protein L23, which produces MSTDHYRILEKPLITEKSTMMLEDGNRVMFQVKRDANKLQIKQAVEKIFNVTVLDVNTLNVKPRQKRFGRNVGFTKASKKAIVTLKDGDKIDFFEGA
- the rplB gene encoding 50S ribosomal protein L2; amino-acid sequence: MPVRKLNPTSAGVRFQTISDFGEVTKSTPEKSLLVSISRKGGRNNNGRVTARRRGGGHRKLYRKIDFRRNKDGVEAKVAGIEYDPNRSANIALLVYTDGEKRYILAPSELKDGATVMSGRDAEVRVGNCLHLEDIPVGTTIHNIELRPGKGGQIARSAGTYAQLMAKEGDYANIKLKSGEVRLVSVKCRATVGSVGNAEHENVSLGKAGRTRWMGRRPRPRAVAMNPVDHPMGGGEGRSSGGRHPCSPYGMPAKGYKTRKKKKPSSRYILSRRKK
- the rpsS gene encoding 30S ribosomal protein S19 yields the protein MARSLKKGPFVDQHLADKVELMNRKNEKKVVKTWSRRSTILPDFVGHTLAVHNGKKFIPVFVTENMVGHKLGEFSPTRTFKAHSGKTKKAAPPK
- the rplV gene encoding 50S ribosomal protein L22 — encoded protein: MSVRAQLKHARTAPRKARLIADMIRGKNVNDAMNVLVFTRKKAAGLFQKLLKSALANAEENHKVLDVDDLYVRKVTVDEGVTMKRQLPRARGMTTLIRKRTSHITLVLDEKE
- the rpsC gene encoding 30S ribosomal protein S3, translating into MGQKVHPYGFRLGINKPWKSNWYAKKDYADLLQEDIKIRKHLRKNLSHAGISNLEIERSASRIRINIHTARPGIIIGKKGLEVDRVKEELQRIIGTAKQVNLNIKEIRRAELDSSLIAQNVAMQLEKRISFRRAMKKAVVSALRFGGKGIKIRVSGRLGGAEIARSEWYREGRVPLHTLRADIDYGTAEARTTYGIIGIKVWVYKGEIFEGAADTAEDGEAAAS
- the rplP gene encoding 50S ribosomal protein L16, whose amino-acid sequence is MLMPKRVKYRKKHKGRMRGTAFRGGKVNFGEYALQTLECGWITNRQIEAARIAMTRHVKRGGKIWLRIFPDKPISKKPAETRMGKGKGNPEFWVAVVKPGRILYEMSGVAEDVAKEALRLASHKLPVATRIIVNK